In Drosophila teissieri strain GT53w chromosome 2R, Prin_Dtei_1.1, whole genome shotgun sequence, the following proteins share a genomic window:
- the LOC122612540 gene encoding pikachurin, which yields MSTSKHHQHHCRVVCVWLLLALASLSSASIAVGAIPEPEEAAFQGHCGHTSPCEQLCYEIHDGMYECDCIEGYELNKNGYSCQVINATSNSLDGRGKSDEDVLYQKGASFSAKLANDDGGKAMAKSTFALSASQSALPAGNENAEDESGSESDSYDYGELEDSNSETQEQKQQSLNLQQQQQQQQQQQQKVNSNDYYISAESINFNSESEGQEQDVADFKAASTALPTSVPPTPSRSTTRAPASTTTTTTTTRRSPTRAPKSRVDVDYGEGDASDDYSYGYKSDMSVYDDVNNNQLNLRRNSKSQTYQQTSNTNTAKNRRKYPNVTSNKVQMHINRPRESHRLENISAAEPASVGAAMTTDRSTPTCNLDCGSDGICALEATAASSRCLCPFGKTGTGCQEDIRAHVPRFAKRSWLAFPALHGAYKHVQLRIEFRPESFDGIILLSGERDDLTGDFMALLLNKGFVEFWFDCGSGVGSVRSRETILLNEWNSVIIYRHRWDAWLVLNHGTKVQGRSNGLFSRITFREPVFLGGIGNITGLAKRLPLAEGFAGCIRRFVANEHDYKFTEHPLGDVINGFDIQDCSTDKCVRYPCQHGGKCLPSDQGAICLCPIGFVGDLCEIRMDLQVPAFNGSSFLRYAPLGDSALIWLELKVTFKPEQADGLILYSGPEHRGDFIALYLNDGFVEFAFDLGSGPALVRSEHSLSLGQWHTIKISRTARLAVLKVDKHQEVLTISSNGFWHLSLDQNLFVGGVNHVDRLPLDLKYKPFFVGCIQRIDINGHSLGIVAEALGGSNIGNCPHACVARPCGPLAECVPQMESYECRCSIHNERCNKAAEVPLEQLPELALHKSKVLATKDNGEAAKKVSGLAHKKHSKKHRNLHKPTPATSTTTSTTSTTTTTTEAPESPERTEDATAGALSNEEIEDDIIFRLVQQQQQQRELKKQHQQTTTTAPAPATSTSTSAGPPKAKPRFSGKHHASKHEHHQKPNAAFTRKLSRLPTHYESFQTNPDSDILTFEDNNDWATSLQQQEYGDAMAASQMPLAFEDGSPANPKPSDNNEDEANAFVFDESLFDASDGTEEYQRKQLAQDMKRIMSNSNTHSSHKKAEVQFPLQTSQEGSSPSEDTSQYSDDYNDDELLTPVMQGGEEVKPEQHASSTPQTHTDWSLLKKFDLSAEHQSQVQGVRKNFGACFAGSDSYFHYNDADTMSQVISYSIDLNLRIKTHSENGVILWTGRQGTTEEHDDYLSLGIEQGYLHFRYDLGSGEVDIRFNGTKVSDGLWHRVRAIRNSQEGYLEVDGRKTVTLRAPGKLRQLNTDTGLYVGGMPDVGYFTHQRYFSGIVGCISEIVLAGEMKLNFDPNTLGTEHNVETGLL from the exons GCCACTGTGGACACACCAGCCCCTGCGAACAACTGTGCTACGAGATCCACGATGGAATGTACGAGTGCGACTGCATCGAGGGCTACGAGCTGAACAAGAACGGTTACAGCTGTCAAG TAATTAACGCCACTTCCAACAGTTtggatgggcgtggcaaatcggACGAGGATGTGCTCTACCAGAAGGGCGCCTCGTTCAGCGCCAAGTTGGCGAACGACGATGGTGGCAAGGCGATGGCCAAGTCCACGTTCGCCCTATCCGCCTCGCAATCCGCATTGCCGGCGGGCAACGAGAACGCAGAGGATGAGTCCGGATCCGAGAGCGACAGCTACGATTACGGCGAGCTGGAGGACAGCAATTCGGAGAcacaggagcagaagcagcaatCGCTGAAtcttcagcagcaacagcagcagcagcagcagcagcaacagaaagtCAATTCAAACGATTACTACATATCAGCGGAGAGCATCAACTTCAATTCGGAGTCCGAGGGCCAGGAGCAGGACGTGGCCGACTTCAAGGCGGCCAGCACGGCTCTGCCCACCTCGGTGCCCCCGACTCCCAGTAGAAGCACCACAAGGGCACCCGCCAGCACAACCACGACGACCACGACCACAAGGAGATCGCCCACCAGGGCGCCCAAGAGCCGGGTGGATGTGGACTATGGCGAGGGTGATGCCAGCGATGACTATAGCTACGGCTACAAGTCGGACATGTCCGTCTACGACGATGTCAACAATAATCAATTAAACTTAAGACGCAACAGCAAATCGCAAACATATCAGCAGACAAGCAATACTAACACGGCCAAGAACCGCAGGAAGTACCCAAACGTAACCAGCAACAAGGTCCAAATGCATATCAACCGACCGAGGGAGAGCCACCGACTGGAGAACATATCAGCAGCGGAACCGGCTTCAGTGGGAGCTGCCATGACAACAGACAG GAGCACTCCTACATGCAATTTGGATTGCGGTTCCGATGGAATCTGTGCCTTGGAGGCAACTGCCGCCAGCTCTCGTTGTCTTTGTCCCTTTGGCAAAACGGGCACTGGCTGCCAGGAAG ATATACGAGCCCATGTTCCGCGTTTCGCCAAGCGATCCTGGCTAGCATTTCCGGCGCTCCACGGCGCCTACAAGCACGTCCAACTGCGCATCGAATTCCGTCCAGAGTCCTTTGACGGCATTATCCTGCTGAGCGGAGAGCGCGATGACCTCACCGGAGACTTTATGGCCCTGCTACTGAACAAGGGCTTTGTGGAGTTCTGGTTTGACTGTGGTTCCGGCGTAGGCAGTGTTCGGTCTCGGGAGACCATCCTGCTGAACGAATGGAACTCGGTGATCATCTACCGTCATCGTTGGGATGCCTGGCTGGTACTCAATCATGGCACCAAGGTCCAGGGAAGATCCAAT GGACTATTCTCGCGTATAACATTCCGGGAACCAGTTTTTCTGGGTGGAATTGGCAACATAACTGGATTGGCCAAGCGTCTGCCGCTGGCCGAGGGATTCGCCGGCTGCATTCGTCGCTTTGTGGCCAACGAGCATGACTACAAGTTCACTGAGCATCCCTTGGGCGATGTCATCAATGGATTCGATATAC AGGACTGTTCCACGGACAAGTGTGTGCGGTATCCTTGCCAGCATGGTGGCAAGTGCCTTCCTTCAGATCAGGGCGCCATATGCCTGTGTCCAATAGGATTTGTTGGAGATTTGTGTGAGATTCGGATGGATCTACAG GTTCCCGCCTTTAATGGCTCCTCTTTCCTGCGCTACGCTCCACTGGGCGATAGTGCCCTCATTTGGTTGGAGCTAAAGGTGACCTTTAAGCCCGAACAGGCGGATGGTTTGATCCTGTACTCAGGGCCAGAGCATCGAGGAGACTTTATAGCCCTCTACCTCAACGACGGCTTTGTGGAGTTCGCCTTTGATCTGGGCAGTGGGCCCGCTTTAGTGCG GAGCGAACATTCCCTGAGTCTGGGTCAATGGCACACCATCAAGATCTCTCGCACAGCTCGGCTGGCGGTGCTCAAG GTGGATAAGCATCAGGAGGTCCTGACCATTTCATCGAACGGCTTCTGGCACTTGTCGTTGGACCAGAATCTGTTTGTGGGAGGCGTCAACCACGTGGACCGTCTGCCTCTGGACCTCAAGTACAAACCCTTCTTCGTTGGCTGCATCCAGAGG ATCGACATCAATGGCCACTCGCTGGGCATTGTGGCGGAGGCATTGGGTGGCAGCAACATCGGCAACTGCCCCCACGCCTGTGTGGCACGGCCGTGCGGCCCCCTGGCGGAGTGCGTGCCTCAAATGGAGAGCTACGAGTGCCGCTGCAGCATCCACAATGAGCGCTGCAACAAGGCCGCCGAGGTGCCGCTCGAGCAGCTGCCCGAGCTGGCCCTCCACAAGTCCAAGGTCCTCGCGACGAAGGACAATGGAGAGGCAGCGAAGAAGGTGTCTGGCTTGGCGCACAAGAAGCATTCCAAGAAGCACAGGAATTTGCATAAGCCAACCCCTGCCACGAGCACGACCACAAGCACCACCtcaaccaccaccacgaccacTGAAGCCCCTGAATCTCCTGAGAGGACAGAGGACGCCACTGCGGGGGCGCTAAGCAACGAGGAAATCGAAGATGATATCATATTCCGTcttgtgcagcagcaacagcagcagagggAGCTCAAGAAGCAGCATCAGCAGACGACTACCACTGCCCCAGCACcagccacttccacttccacgtCCGCTGGCCCACCTAAAGCAAAGCCCAGGTTTTCAGGGAAGCACCATGCCAGCAAGCACGAGCACCACCAGAAGCCCAATGCAGCCTTCACCCGCAAGCTGAGTCGCCTGCCCACCCACTACGAGAGTTTCCAGACGAACCCCGACAGCGATATCCTCACCTTCGAGGACAACAACGATTGGGCGACCagtctgcagcagcaggagtacGGCGATGCCATGGCGGCCAGTCAGATGCCATTGGCCTTTGAGGATGGAAGCCCGGCTAACCCCAAGCCGAGTGACAACAACGAAGATGAAGCGAACGCCTTTGTGTTTGATGAGTCCCTTTTTGACGCCTCCGATGGAACGGAGGAGTACCAGCGCAAGCAACTGGCCCAGGACATGAAGCGCATCATGTCCAATTCGAATACGCACTCCAGTCACAAGAAGGCAGAGGTCCAGTTCCCACTTCAAACCAGTCAAGAAGGGAGTTCCCCCAGCGAAGACACCTCTCAGTACAGCGACGATTACAACGACGATGAGCTTTTGACGCCAGTAATGCAGGGCGGTGAGGAAGTCAAGCCGGAACAGCATGCCTCCAGCACACCGCAGACCCACACCGACTGGAGTCTTCTGAAGAAGTTCGATCTGTCCGCCGAGCACCAGTCGCAGGTGCAGGGCGTACGCAAGAATTTCGGAGCTTGCTTCGCAGGCAGCGACAGCTATTTCCACTACAATGACGCGGACACCATGAGCCAGGTGATCAGCTACAGCATCGACCTCAATCTGCGCATCAAGACGCACTCGGAGAACGGCGTGATCCTGTGGACGGGGCGCCAGGGAACGACGGAGGAACACGATGACTACCTTTCGCTGGGCATCGAACAGGG GTACTTACATTTCCGCTATGATTTGGGATCTGGTGAGGTTGATATCCGTTTCAATGGCACCAAAGTCAGCGATGGATTGTGGCATCGCGTGAGAGCCATCAG AAACTCTCAAGAGGGCTATCTAGAGGTGGATGGTAGAAAGACGGTCACTTTGCGGGCGCCTGGTAAACTCCGTCAGCTGAACACGGACACCGGTCTGTATGTGG GTGGAATGCCGGATGTGGGATACTTCACGCACCAGCGCTACTTCAGCGGCATCGTCGGCTGCATCTCGGAAATCGTCCTGGCCGGCGAAATGAAACTGAACTTCGATCCGAATACGCTGGGAACGGAGCACAATGTGGAGACGGGCCTCCTATGA